A DNA window from Aspergillus nidulans FGSC A4 chromosome V contains the following coding sequences:
- a CDS encoding uncharacterized protein (transcript_id=CADANIAT00002761) yields MFGEHLRALEAELAKARALVGTQTPEEGVPIGVRCMTPQIDGLVNNAIPIPCKANVTGIWLSLPQHKACYGLSLPAIRSSERRINET; encoded by the exons ATGTTTGG TGAGCAT CTCCGCGCACTGGAGGCAGAGCTTGCCAAGGCCCGAGCGCTCGTCGGAACCCAGACCCCTGAGGAGGGCGTCCCAATTGGCGTGCGCTGTATGACCCCGCAAATTGATGGCCTCGTCAACAACGCAATTCCTATTCCCTGCAAGGCAAACGTGACTGGTATCTGGCTCTCCCTGCCTCAGCACAAGGCTTGCTACGGTCTATCATTGCCCGCAATCAGGAGCTCCGAGAGAAGGATAAATGAGACGTGA
- a CDS encoding uncharacterized protein (transcript_id=CADANIAT00002759) has protein sequence MPAVCEPQIRQKHIRDGKTFSYVRNSNSEALLGEGKQYDFHIKNPATTTPKHARKRAAALAALVAGEEEEEDEEAEEEEDKEEEENARRRKGKAPATSARKGEALAQTLLLVAAEYADDAGFQGFGGEEEEEGEGGGDEDESELSLLDKEILTLGRS, from the exons ATGCCGGCTGTCTGCGAGCCTCAGATTCGGCAAAAGCACATTAGGGACGGCAAAACCTTCAGTTACGTCCGTAACAGCAATTCTGAGGCCCTTCTGGG tgagggcaagcagtatgaCTTTCACA TCAAAAATCCTGCAACTACTACCCCCAAGCACGCCCGCAAGCGTGCTGCCGCCCTTGctgcgcttgttgctggagaggaagaagaggaagatgaggaggcggaggaggaggaggataaagaggaggaagagaatgccCGCCGCCGCAAAGGCAAAGCCCCGGCCACCTCTGCCCGCAAGGGG GAAGCTCTCGCCCAGACGCTGCTCCTGGTAGCCGCCGAGTATgccgatgatgctggtttCCAGGGGTttggtggagaggaagaggaggaaggagagggaggaggagatgaagatgagtctgAGCTCTCCTTACTGGATAAGgagattctgactcttgGCAGGTCATAA
- a CDS encoding uncharacterized protein (transcript_id=CADANIAT00002760) — protein MEHIQKVTDPSSANAINACLACREKKRKCDKRLPACARCISLKRSCNYNWSSPGQRGDNDSAPMRLLTWILQWGMDHPGTHSLEIDELYVNLVFEKLNEQAISLDRLLAEYFGNIHPWLPVVLEKSLHKQVAQLDHTPCAETALLILAIVLVMHRGTQDVPQTQFYNLFRGLFSFLQLRRGPSLPLIQSGLLLVLHEVGNSDSGAASLSIANIARLGYALRLNIDDLSEYSNRLAWVEGEERRRVWAGLYLLDRIVYQVDAGFKAPHAVTDLSDQFRLPVDDLTLEQFLDGVLQCIPQFPISAPVEIPLCYFAREIQSARLLGHVQNFQKSYDAESLLEKFTALDTALMQFAEQLFEQTPRGWAVLCGANATTLIAALILHRVRIDHSAQVACSDPSYSTRPSLLALSSFIHMVRDICCKFNSLGKEDKIDWVPLPAVICVGEAILAATHLKKIVGGEFKLDDRPLRQTLIYARKHWRLCECYLRRMD, from the exons ATGGAACACATTCAGAAAGTAACAGACCCATCCTCAGCCAATGCCATCAACGCCTGTCTTGCGTGTCGGGAAAAAAAGCGCAAATGCGACAAACGACTTCCGGCTTGCGCGCGCTGCATCAG CCTGAAACGATCTTGCAACTACAATTGGAGTAGCCCAGGACAGCGCGGTGATAATGATAGCGCACCAATGAGGCTTTTGACATGGATTCTGCAGTGGGGAATGGACCACCCCGGCACACACTCTCTGGAGATCGATGAACTCTACGTGAACCTGGTTTTTGAGAAACTAAACGAACAGGCCATTTCATTGGATCGTCTTTTGGCAGAGTACTTTGGCAATATCCATCCTTGGCTACCAGTTGTTTTGGAAAAATCACTCCATAAACAGGTGGCACAGCTGGACCATACTCCTTGTGCAGAGACCGCCCTCTTGATTCTCGCTATAGTTCTAGTGATGCACAGGGGCACGCAGGATGTCCCACAAACTCAATTCTATAACCTCTTCAGAGgtctcttctctttccttcaaCTCAGACGTGGGCCCTCCTTGCCACTCATACAGAGCGGACTGTTACTCGTGCTACACGAGGTCGGGAATTCTGATTCAGGTGCTGCATCTCTAAGCATCGCAAACATTGCACGGCTAGGATACGCGTTGAGATTGAATATTGACGATTTGAGCGAATACAGTAACCGGCTAGCTTGGGTGGAAGGCGAAGAGCGGCGGAGAGTTTGGGCGGGATTATACCTGCTGGATCG TATTGTATATCAGGTAGATGCCGGCTTCAAAGCCCCTCATGCGGTTACAGACCTATCAGACCAATTCCGGCTGCCAGTGGATGATCTCACCCTAGAGCAATTCCTAGACGGGGTGCTTCAGTGTATACCTCAGTTCCCAATATCTGCCCCGGTTGAGATTCCACTTTGTTACTTTGCCCGGGAAATTCAGTCAGCTCGCCTCTTGGGCCATGTGCAGAACTTTCAAAAATCGTATGATGCGGAGTCTCTCCTAGAGAAGTTCACAGCGCTTGATACTGCGCTTATGCAATTTGCTGAACAGCTGTTTGAGCAGACTCCTCGTGGATGGGCTGTCCTGTGTGGAGCTAATGCGACGACACTAAT AGCTGCATTAATCCTTCACCGAGTCCGGATTGATCATAGTGCCCAAGTTGCCTGTTCGGACCCATCCTATTCCACAAGACCTTCACTTCTGGCACTGTCATCTTTTATCCACATGGTCCGTGATATATGTTGTAAATTCAACTCGCTGGGCAAAGAGGACAAGATTGATTGGGTGCCATTGCCCGCGGTAATATGTGTTGGGGAGGCCATTTTGGCAGCAACTCACctgaagaagattgttgGAGGCGAATTTAAACTCGATGATAGACCGCTGCGCCAGACATTGATCTATGCTAGGAAGCATTGGAGGCTCTGTG AGTGTTATCTCAGACGCATGGATTGA
- a CDS encoding putative short-chain alcohol dehydrogenase (transcript_id=CADANIAT00002762) — translation MPTSRTLLVLGSGPGIGVAVASRFAQEHFDCVAIFARTGSQLQLDQDAIHTAVQKVRREVVVKAWQVDITRVGGSNFFDFPTEEMKSDFQWAVPLLLKNKEKNPGLDYKPSILVTSSLLPVDPIPELFSLSLVKAAQANMVKSLEKMFRARGMSQFTDINHLLNAEVLFEELDHLNEVPNPLGQNYAEHHFEEPDFSCFGHQLWL, via the exons ATGCCTACTTCGAGGACGCTTCTAGTACTTGGCTCTGGCCCCGGAATTGGTGTAGCCGTGGCATCCCGTTTTGCCCAAGAGCATTTCGATTGCGTTGCAATTTTTGCCCGGACAGGATcacagctccagctggacCAAGACGCCATCCACACCGCCGTACAAAAGGTCAGGCGCGAGGTGGTTGTCAAAGCATGGCAGGTGGATATCA CTCGAGTTGGTGGGAGCAATTTCTTTGATTTTCCGACGGAGGAAATGAAAAGTGACTTTCAG TGGGCAGTGCCCCTACTgctcaagaacaaggagaagaaccCTGGACTAGACTATAAGCCGTCCATCCTTGTGACAAGCAGTCTCCTTCCCGTCGACCCGATACCAGAGCTGTTCTCGTTGTCATTGGTGAAGGCTGCACAGGCAAATATGGTCAAGTCACTAGAGAAGATGTTCAGGGCTCGAG GTATGAGTCAATTTACAGACATCAATCATTTATTGAATGCCGAAGTGCTCTTTGAAGAACTGGACCATCTCAATGAAGTG CCTAACCCATTGGGGCAGAACTATGCAGAGCATCACTTCGAAG AGCCAGATTTCAGCTGTTTTGGACATCAGCTCTGGCTATAG